A region of Catenibacterium mitsuokai DNA encodes the following proteins:
- a CDS encoding HTH domain-containing protein — MGVNYFSDEQVKELEKNPYVKKVSIKSITYSEKFKELFWIDLQKGMMPGNIFRKYGFDPHMLESSRTLKFTDRVRKEAAREEGFKDTRGTKSGRPSTKNLTIEEQLERLKQKNKILQQENDFLKRVRFINRKQILKLQKGKQ; from the coding sequence ATGGGAGTAAACTATTTTAGTGATGAACAAGTAAAGGAACTCGAAAAGAATCCATATGTAAAGAAAGTATCTATCAAAAGCATAACCTATTCAGAAAAATTCAAAGAACTCTTCTGGATTGATTTACAGAAAGGCATGATGCCTGGAAACATATTTAGAAAGTATGGATTTGATCCTCATATGTTAGAATCTAGTCGAACTCTCAAGTTCACAGATCGTGTAAGGAAAGAAGCAGCAAGGGAAGAAGGATTCAAGGATACCAGAGGCACAAAATCCGGAAGACCTTCTACAAAGAATCTTACCATTGAGGAACAGCTAGAAAGGCTTAAGCAGAAAAATAAAATTCTCCAGCAGGAGAACGATTTTTTAAAAAGAGTGAGATTTATCAACAGAAAGCAAATATTAAAACTGCAGAAGGGCAAACAATAA
- a CDS encoding GNAT family N-acetyltransferase: MDFRLAGMQDLLQLKDVYKQIIKNMDEQDIQIWDDIYPCEFFEEDIKNNQLYVLLNNGEIVSAFVLCKTNTGENAVKWKENHAEAFYIDRLGVNGKYLKKGIGGLMLDKAKEVAKTFGAEYLRLFVVDVNIPATQLYEKNGFLKADGVYDEAFDDGFVLHEFGYEIKL, translated from the coding sequence ATGGATTTTAGATTAGCTGGTATGCAGGATTTGCTACAGTTAAAAGATGTGTATAAACAAATTATTAAAAACATGGATGAACAGGATATTCAAATTTGGGATGACATTTATCCTTGCGAATTTTTTGAAGAAGATATAAAAAATAATCAACTCTATGTTTTACTTAATAATGGCGAAATAGTGTCAGCTTTTGTTTTGTGTAAAACAAACACAGGAGAAAATGCAGTTAAATGGAAAGAAAATCACGCAGAAGCTTTTTACATTGATCGATTAGGTGTCAATGGTAAATATTTGAAAAAAGGGATAGGTGGTCTAATGCTTGATAAAGCAAAGGAAGTGGCTAAAACTTTTGGTGCTGAATACCTAAGACTTTTTGTAGTAGATGTAAATATACCAGCTACTCAACTATATGAAAAAAACGGATTTTTAAAAGCTGACGGTGTATATGATGAAGCATTTGATGATGGATTTGTACTGCATGAGTTTGGCTATGAAATAAAACTCTAA
- a CDS encoding WD40/YVTN/BNR-like repeat-containing protein, which translates to MKTIHAFIGKIGIAFYFLFLYQAWKICQYGGVRRNLPILLLAVVGGIICAVLLLCSGRKKREKEIKGKKNALFIAEIIVVLLVTGYFGVRIVYAAIPYNGRLSWEIDEFLHKKEIDFVHTNFLEDGVEGIFTDLDKALDLPEKLYITKSFTLSFDEHGEISKLDTFLYGKDEKGTTKTYLISYDKAKNEKITVWVDGEANTNYNSDMQLNPMLQILKTADYKERVAAWASLYEAQQYEILYYGRRSFSTAEGLVIVDGEEGVLSQLQSGGEVLGFEVSLHMPEQDGTMPVRYISNPEYISPDMISAAEEDAQIEEAKKEDAWTTDSSDGSMYFFLDGNQGWRLAVVDAAAGSRFYQLEHTTDGGTNWETASTDPFQGNGGVAEGLIFYDGNFGVAGLSGASQTHSTLYLTRDGGLTFTAVQLPMDTVTELPKTAQEYGLTLDDYSYCEMPEKEGDIFTIRVLSAAGESDAILFESKDNGETWTYIGS; encoded by the coding sequence TTGAAAACAATTCATGCATTTATCGGAAAAATAGGAATTGCATTTTATTTTCTGTTTTTATATCAGGCATGGAAGATATGCCAGTATGGAGGCGTAAGGAGAAACCTGCCAATACTGCTTCTTGCAGTCGTCGGGGGCATAATTTGTGCGGTTCTCTTGTTGTGTTCAGGTAGGAAGAAGCGAGAGAAGGAAATAAAGGGCAAAAAGAATGCACTCTTTATAGCAGAAATCATAGTAGTACTGCTTGTTACTGGGTATTTTGGTGTGCGTATTGTTTACGCTGCGATTCCTTATAATGGGAGGCTTTCTTGGGAAATCGATGAGTTCCTACACAAAAAAGAGATCGATTTTGTTCATACCAATTTCCTCGAGGACGGAGTAGAAGGGATTTTTACAGATTTGGACAAGGCGCTTGATCTGCCTGAGAAACTCTATATTACAAAAAGTTTTACACTGTCATTTGATGAACATGGAGAAATTAGCAAGCTTGATACCTTTTTATACGGAAAAGATGAGAAAGGAACGACAAAAACTTACCTGATTTCATATGACAAAGCAAAGAACGAAAAAATTACTGTCTGGGTTGATGGGGAGGCGAATACGAATTACAACAGCGATATGCAGTTGAATCCGATGCTTCAAATTTTAAAAACAGCGGATTACAAAGAACGTGTAGCGGCATGGGCTTCTCTTTATGAAGCGCAGCAGTATGAAATTCTGTATTATGGAAGAAGATCTTTTTCAACTGCGGAAGGTTTAGTCATTGTGGATGGAGAAGAAGGTGTACTTTCACAACTGCAAAGTGGAGGAGAAGTACTTGGATTTGAGGTGTCTTTGCATATGCCGGAACAGGATGGAACTATGCCTGTGCGCTATATAAGTAATCCAGAGTATATCAGTCCTGATATGATAAGTGCAGCAGAGGAAGACGCACAGATTGAGGAAGCAAAGAAGGAAGATGCATGGACAACAGATTCGTCCGATGGTTCTATGTACTTCTTTTTAGATGGAAATCAGGGTTGGCGCTTAGCTGTTGTAGATGCAGCAGCTGGAAGTAGATTTTATCAATTAGAACATACCACAGACGGTGGAACCAACTGGGAAACAGCTAGCACAGATCCATTTCAGGGAAATGGAGGCGTAGCGGAAGGACTAATTTTCTATGATGGCAATTTCGGTGTTGCGGGCTTGTCAGGAGCATCCCAGACACATTCGACACTTTACCTTACAAGAGATGGTGGTCTAACATTTACTGCCGTGCAGCTCCCGATGGATACTGTAACAGAGCTTCCAAAGACCGCACAAGAATACGGTCTTACATTGGATGATTATTCTTATTGTGAGATGCCTGAAAAAGAAGGTGATATCTTCACAATCCGGGTTTTGAGTGCAGCCGGAGAATCGGATGCGATTCTGTTTGAGTCAAAGGACAATGGCGAGACATGGACTTATATAGGTTCATGA